A single Watersipora subatra chromosome 7, tzWatSuba1.1, whole genome shotgun sequence DNA region contains:
- the LOC137399738 gene encoding uncharacterized protein: MEEHSITSNSSWNFVVEEYLKRVTDLVDSVVLITLLGEKIHTFGTEIQFTQEEFNSVKLQLISSPSASTFCLAGSKYFVTNRASCRSLYATSKRRQSGVALHLLDQAIVVCTHNKKVLPGAFYESTHRFCNLISPL, encoded by the exons ATGGAAGAACACAGTATTACATCAAACAGTAGCTGGAATTTTGTAGTCGAAG AATATCTTAAAAGAGTGACAGACCTTGTTGACTCGGTGGTTTTGATAACTCTGCTCGGGGAAAAAATACACACCTTTGGAACCGAAATTCAATTTACTCAG GAAGAATTTAACAGTGTCAAACTTCAGCTCATCTCAAGTCCTTCAGCTTCGACATTTTGCTTGGCTGGCAGCAAGTACTTTGTGACAAATCGAGCGAGCTGCCGAAG TCTTTACGCGACAAGCAAGAGAAGACAGTCTGGAGTTGCCCTCCACTTGCTCGATCAAGCCATAGTTGTCTGTACTCATAACAAGAAGGTTTTACCTGGAGCATTTTATGAGAGCACACACCGATTCTGCAACTTGATCTCTCCGCTATGA